One segment of Solanum lycopersicum chromosome 1, SLM_r2.1 DNA contains the following:
- the LOC104645439 gene encoding auxin-responsive protein SAUR22-like → MPRIIKKSGDVPKGYLAVYVGEEQKKRFVIPISFLSQPLFQDLLSQAEDEFGFDHPMGGLTIPCREDIFIDLISHLRN, encoded by the coding sequence ATGCCTCGTATAATCAAGAAATCTGGAGATGTTCCCAAGGGATATCTTGCTGTGTATGTTGGGGAGGAGCAGAAGAAGAGATTTGTTATCCCCATATCATTCTTGAGCCAACCTTTATTTCAAGACTTGCTCAGTCAAGCTGAGGATGAATTTGGTTTTGATCATCCAATGGGCGGTCTCACCATACCCTGCAGAGAGGACATCTTCATTGACCTTATTTCTCATTTGAGAAACTGA